The proteins below are encoded in one region of Aquisalimonas asiatica:
- the nirB gene encoding nitrite reductase large subunit NirB: MKEKLVLVGNGMAGMKVIEELQTIAPERYDITVFGAEPHGNYNRIMLSPLLAGEKTLDEIMLNGEDWYTEHGITFHKGKEIIEIDRIGKRVFAADGTVEDYDRLLLGTGSHPVMIPVPGHDLPGVVSYRDVKDVDSMLEASRRHRKAVVIGGGLLGLEAAYGLMQQGMEVTVVHLMPWLMERQLDETAGRYLQQSLEERGMRFRMEAQTSEIVGDENGIETVRFKDGSEEAADLVVMAVGIKPNKELAEKAGLYCERGVVVSDTMQTFDPSVYAVGECVQHRGTCYGLVAPLFEQAKVCANHLAGYGFRLYEGSVTSTKLKVTGVDLFSAGEFQDDERVENIVYQDPHAGVYKKVCVKDDRIVGTVLYGDTGDGTWYFQLLKDGTSVADFRDSLLFGQAHLGDAGHGGVNQVANLADDAQICDCNGVCKGDIVQSITKEGLFTLDDVKTHTKAAASCGSCSGLVEQLLAATMGGDYEAGKAKPMCGCTDMSHDQVREAIRDGGLTSLRAVFDSLGWKTDDGCEKCRPALNYYLISTWPDDAEDDSQARFVNERMHANIQKDGTFSVVPRIWGGVTTPQQLRSIAEVAEKYEVPTVKITGGQRIDLLGVKKEQLPGVWGDLSDAGFVSGHAYGKALRTVKTCVGSEWCRFGTQDSTTCGIELEEMTWGTWTPHKFKMAVSGCPRNCAEASIKDFGVVAIESGWELHVGGNGGVKVRATDVLCRVETMEEVKEYAAAFLQLYREEARYLERTAPWIERVGLSYVKDRVVEDAEGRQTLAERFHASQKHAQDDPWKFYSKNHQEKFEPLKKAG, from the coding sequence ATGAAAGAGAAACTGGTTCTGGTCGGTAACGGCATGGCGGGGATGAAGGTCATCGAGGAATTGCAGACCATCGCCCCGGAGCGCTACGACATTACCGTCTTTGGCGCTGAGCCCCACGGCAACTACAACCGCATCATGCTCTCGCCGCTGCTCGCGGGCGAGAAGACGCTCGATGAGATCATGCTCAACGGTGAGGACTGGTACACCGAACACGGCATCACGTTTCACAAGGGCAAGGAGATCATCGAGATCGACCGTATCGGCAAGCGGGTCTTCGCTGCCGACGGCACCGTCGAGGACTACGACCGCCTGTTGCTGGGCACTGGTTCCCACCCGGTGATGATTCCGGTACCGGGGCATGACCTCCCCGGCGTGGTCTCGTACCGCGACGTGAAGGACGTGGACAGCATGCTGGAGGCGAGCCGCAGGCACCGCAAGGCCGTGGTGATCGGTGGCGGACTGCTGGGGCTGGAAGCCGCCTACGGGCTCATGCAGCAGGGCATGGAGGTGACCGTGGTGCACCTGATGCCGTGGCTCATGGAGCGCCAGCTCGACGAGACCGCCGGCCGGTATCTACAACAGTCCCTGGAGGAGAGAGGCATGCGTTTCCGCATGGAAGCGCAGACCAGCGAGATCGTCGGCGATGAAAACGGCATCGAGACCGTCCGCTTCAAGGATGGCAGCGAGGAAGCCGCCGATCTCGTGGTCATGGCCGTGGGCATCAAGCCCAACAAGGAGCTCGCCGAAAAGGCGGGGCTGTATTGCGAGCGTGGCGTGGTGGTCTCCGACACCATGCAGACCTTCGACCCCAGTGTCTACGCCGTGGGTGAGTGTGTGCAGCACCGTGGCACCTGCTACGGCCTGGTGGCGCCGCTGTTCGAGCAGGCGAAGGTGTGTGCCAACCACCTTGCCGGCTACGGCTTCCGGCTGTACGAGGGCTCGGTGACCTCCACCAAGCTCAAGGTCACCGGTGTGGATCTGTTCTCCGCCGGCGAGTTCCAGGATGACGAACGCGTGGAGAACATCGTCTACCAGGACCCTCACGCGGGCGTGTACAAGAAGGTCTGCGTCAAGGACGACCGCATTGTCGGCACGGTCCTGTACGGCGACACCGGCGATGGCACCTGGTACTTCCAGCTTCTGAAGGACGGCACCTCGGTGGCCGACTTCCGCGACTCGTTGCTGTTCGGCCAGGCGCACCTGGGTGATGCCGGTCACGGGGGCGTCAATCAGGTGGCCAACCTGGCCGACGACGCCCAGATCTGCGACTGCAACGGCGTCTGCAAGGGCGATATCGTCCAGTCCATCACCAAGGAGGGGCTGTTCACGCTGGACGACGTCAAGACCCACACCAAGGCGGCCGCCTCCTGCGGCTCCTGCAGCGGGCTGGTGGAGCAGTTGCTTGCCGCCACCATGGGTGGTGATTACGAGGCGGGCAAGGCCAAGCCCATGTGCGGCTGTACCGACATGAGTCACGACCAGGTGCGCGAAGCCATCCGCGACGGCGGCCTCACCAGCCTGCGCGCCGTGTTCGACAGCCTGGGCTGGAAAACCGACGACGGCTGCGAGAAATGCCGCCCGGCCCTGAACTACTACCTGATCTCCACCTGGCCGGACGACGCCGAGGACGACTCCCAGGCGCGCTTCGTCAACGAGCGCATGCACGCCAACATCCAGAAGGACGGCACCTTCTCCGTGGTGCCGCGCATCTGGGGTGGCGTCACCACCCCGCAGCAGCTGCGCTCCATCGCCGAGGTGGCGGAGAAGTACGAGGTGCCCACGGTGAAGATCACCGGCGGCCAGCGCATCGACCTGCTGGGCGTGAAGAAGGAGCAGCTCCCCGGTGTCTGGGGCGATCTCTCCGATGCCGGCTTCGTCTCCGGCCACGCCTACGGCAAGGCCCTGCGCACGGTGAAGACCTGCGTCGGCTCCGAGTGGTGCCGCTTTGGCACCCAGGACTCCACCACCTGCGGCATCGAGCTGGAGGAGATGACCTGGGGCACCTGGACGCCGCACAAGTTCAAGATGGCCGTCTCCGGCTGCCCGCGCAACTGTGCCGAGGCCAGTATCAAGGACTTCGGCGTGGTCGCCATTGAGTCCGGCTGGGAGCTCCATGTGGGTGGCAACGGCGGCGTCAAGGTGCGTGCCACCGACGTGCTGTGCCGGGTGGAGACCATGGAGGAGGTCAAGGAGTACGCCGCCGCCTTCCTGCAGCTCTACCGCGAGGAAGCCCGCTACCTGGAGCGCACCGCGCCCTGGATCGAGCGGGTGGGACTCAGCTACGTGAAGGACCGCGTGGTCGAAGACGCCGAGGGCCGCCAGACCCTGGCCGAACGCTTCCACGCCTCCCAGAAGCATGCCCAGGACGATCCCTGGAAGTTCTACAGCAAGAACCACCAGGAGAAGTTCGAGCCCCTGAAGAAGGCGGGCTGA
- the nirD gene encoding nitrite reductase small subunit NirD, with protein MSAQPDTTQNTADWLPVGRLEEIPRLGARVVETDHGPVAVFRNGADEVFALLDRCPHQGGPLSEGQVHGRLVTCPLHAWNIHLDKGEAKAPDVGCVPRFEVRNEDGALYLNPQPVS; from the coding sequence ATGAGCGCACAACCCGATACAACCCAGAACACCGCCGATTGGCTCCCCGTGGGCCGCCTGGAGGAGATTCCGCGGCTTGGCGCGCGGGTGGTGGAGACCGACCACGGCCCCGTGGCGGTGTTCCGTAACGGCGCCGACGAAGTCTTCGCCCTGCTGGATCGCTGCCCCCACCAGGGCGGGCCGCTGTCCGAGGGGCAGGTCCACGGCCGTCTGGTGACCTGCCCGCTGCACGCCTGGAACATCCATCTCGACAAGGGCGAGGCGAAGGCCCCGGACGTGGGCTGCGTGCCGCGCTTCGAGGTGCGCAACGAGGATGGCGCGCTGTACCTCAATCCGCAGCCGGTGAGCTGA
- a CDS encoding nitrate reductase, whose protein sequence is MHDQHSQTVHTTCPYCGVGCGVLASPGAGGTVTIQGDPQHPANYGRLCSKGAALGDTVDLDGRLLHPVVHGERAAWDTALETVAEGLRRVIAEHGPEAVAFYGSGQMLTEDYYVSNKLFKGFIGTPHVDTNSRLCMASTVVGHKRAFGADTVPGNYADLEQADLLVLAGSNLAWCHPVLYQRVKAAKADNPDMQVVVIDPRRTDTCEIADLHLPLAPGTDVWLWNGLLHHLARDGQVDYAFLEQHTEGFGQAIETAREGGSVPDVAAQCDLPEGDVMQFFRLFTRTEKTVSLFSQGVNQSSAGTDKVNAIINCHLLTGRIGRPGMGPFSITGQPNAMGGREVGGLANQLAAHMDFAPGDVDRVRRFWDAPNLVTGPGNKAVDLFQAVERGEIKAVWIMATNPAVSLPDADRMRAALADCELVVVSEAMAHTDTADVADVLLPALTWGEKDGTVTNSERRISRQRPFLPAPGEARADWWALSQVAQRLGFGAAFPYTAPHDIFDEHARLSAFENDGRRDFDITGLAGMDRAAYDAMTPRQWPVRADGADTPRLFDDGRYFTDSGRARFVAVEPRVPVNRPDPQFPVVLNTGRVRDHWHTMTRTGKAARLSAHAVEPFLQVHPDDAGVFGLEEGGLARVGSRWGHFVGRVVLDRGQRRGNVFVPMHWNAQYAARGRADAVVNPEVDPLSGEPEFKHTPVAIAPAQAAWYGFMLLREAPVAHPECAWWAFARGDGFVRYELAGNEDAGSLPAVARTLLGNGEDWLEFEDPARGSYRAAWLDGRGRLMGCLFMGPLETLPARTWLAGLFETEGLDPAERMALLSGRPPAGTPDTGRTVCSCFGVGENTIIDTIAAGAVDPAAVTAACQAGGNCGSCVPEVQRLILQHAPAMNRRSA, encoded by the coding sequence ATGCACGACCAACACTCGCAAACGGTACACACCACCTGCCCCTACTGCGGCGTCGGTTGCGGCGTGCTGGCGTCGCCCGGCGCCGGGGGGACGGTCACGATCCAGGGCGACCCGCAGCACCCGGCCAATTACGGACGGCTCTGCTCCAAGGGGGCCGCCCTGGGGGACACCGTGGATCTGGACGGTCGGCTGCTGCACCCCGTGGTGCACGGCGAGCGGGCTGCGTGGGACACCGCGCTGGAGACGGTTGCCGAAGGGCTGCGCCGGGTGATTGCCGAGCACGGCCCGGAGGCGGTGGCCTTCTACGGCTCCGGTCAGATGCTCACCGAGGACTATTACGTCTCCAACAAGCTGTTCAAGGGCTTCATCGGCACGCCCCACGTGGACACCAACTCGCGGCTGTGCATGGCCTCCACCGTGGTGGGTCACAAGCGTGCCTTCGGCGCGGACACCGTGCCCGGCAACTACGCCGACCTGGAGCAGGCGGACCTGCTCGTGCTCGCCGGCTCCAATCTTGCCTGGTGCCATCCGGTGCTCTACCAGCGGGTGAAAGCGGCCAAGGCGGACAACCCGGACATGCAGGTGGTGGTCATCGACCCACGCCGGACGGACACCTGCGAGATCGCCGACCTGCATCTGCCCCTGGCGCCGGGGACGGACGTGTGGCTCTGGAACGGGCTGCTCCACCACCTGGCCCGTGACGGCCAGGTGGACTACGCCTTTCTCGAGCAGCACACCGAAGGCTTTGGCCAGGCCATCGAGACGGCGCGCGAGGGCGGCTCGGTGCCCGACGTGGCCGCCCAGTGCGACCTCCCTGAAGGTGACGTGATGCAGTTCTTCCGCCTGTTCACGCGCACCGAGAAGACCGTGTCGCTGTTCTCCCAGGGGGTGAACCAGTCCAGTGCCGGCACCGACAAGGTCAATGCCATCATCAACTGCCACCTGCTCACCGGCCGCATCGGCCGGCCTGGCATGGGCCCCTTCTCCATCACCGGCCAGCCCAACGCAATGGGTGGTCGCGAGGTGGGCGGGTTGGCCAACCAGCTGGCCGCGCACATGGACTTCGCGCCCGGCGATGTGGACCGGGTGCGCCGGTTCTGGGATGCCCCGAACCTGGTGACCGGCCCGGGCAACAAGGCGGTGGACCTGTTTCAGGCGGTGGAGCGTGGCGAGATCAAGGCCGTGTGGATCATGGCCACCAACCCGGCGGTGAGCCTGCCCGACGCCGACCGCATGCGCGCCGCGCTGGCGGACTGTGAGCTGGTGGTGGTTTCCGAGGCCATGGCCCACACGGATACTGCCGATGTGGCGGACGTGCTGCTGCCCGCCCTCACCTGGGGCGAAAAGGACGGCACGGTGACCAACTCCGAACGCCGGATCTCCCGGCAGCGGCCCTTCCTGCCGGCGCCGGGCGAGGCGCGGGCGGACTGGTGGGCGCTGTCGCAGGTGGCGCAGCGGCTCGGCTTCGGCGCGGCATTCCCCTATACCGCCCCGCATGACATCTTCGACGAGCATGCGCGGTTGTCCGCCTTCGAGAACGACGGCCGGCGGGATTTCGACATCACTGGCCTCGCGGGCATGGACCGTGCCGCCTACGACGCCATGACCCCCCGCCAGTGGCCGGTGCGCGCCGACGGCGCCGACACGCCGCGCCTGTTCGACGATGGGCGCTACTTCACCGACTCCGGTCGCGCCCGCTTCGTGGCGGTGGAACCGCGCGTGCCGGTCAACCGCCCCGACCCGCAGTTCCCCGTGGTGCTGAACACGGGCCGGGTGCGCGATCACTGGCACACCATGACCCGCACCGGCAAGGCGGCGCGGCTGTCCGCGCACGCCGTGGAGCCGTTCCTGCAGGTCCACCCGGATGATGCCGGCGTATTCGGCCTGGAAGAGGGTGGTCTCGCCCGGGTGGGCAGCCGCTGGGGGCACTTCGTTGGCCGTGTGGTGCTCGACCGCGGCCAGCGTCGGGGCAACGTCTTCGTACCCATGCACTGGAACGCCCAGTACGCCGCCAGGGGGCGTGCGGATGCGGTGGTGAACCCGGAGGTGGATCCGCTCTCCGGGGAACCGGAATTCAAGCACACCCCGGTTGCCATCGCCCCGGCCCAGGCCGCGTGGTACGGCTTCATGCTGTTGCGCGAGGCGCCGGTGGCGCACCCGGAGTGCGCCTGGTGGGCGTTCGCCCGGGGTGACGGTTTCGTGCGCTACGAGCTTGCCGGCAACGAGGATGCGGGCAGTCTGCCGGCGGTGGCGCGGACGCTCCTGGGCAATGGTGAGGACTGGCTGGAATTCGAGGATCCCGCCCGCGGCAGCTACCGGGCCGCCTGGCTCGACGGACGGGGGCGGCTGATGGGGTGCCTGTTCATGGGGCCGCTGGAGACGTTGCCCGCCCGGACCTGGCTTGCCGGGCTGTTCGAGACCGAAGGGCTGGACCCGGCCGAACGCATGGCGCTGCTGTCGGGACGGCCACCGGCCGGCACGCCGGATACCGGCCGCACCGTGTGCTCCTGCTTCGGTGTGGGCGAGAACACCATCATCGACACCATCGCCGCCGGGGCGGTTGATCCAGCCGCCGTCACGGCCGCCTGCCAGGCCGGTGGCAACTGTGGCAGCTGCGTGCCGGAGGTGCAGCGCCTGATCCTGCAGCACGCCCCGGCGATGAACAGGAGGAGTGCATGA
- the cobA gene encoding uroporphyrinogen-III C-methyltransferase: MDSAGTRRRSDVSRDPSGEPQRTPGRVYLVGAGPGDPELLTRKAERVLREADVILHDRLVSPEILALAGPGPERIYAGKQCGDHHVPQGRTEELLIRYARQGLTVVRLKGGDPFIFGRGGEEQDALRAAGIPCEVVPGVTAALGCAAATGIPLTHRDHSRSVLFLTGHDREGRSPDDWAALTKADRTLVVYMGLGPLAGFCDGLRRHGLPDDWPVAVIAEGTTSKQQVVRGTLRDIADRAARAGLPSPALTLIGRVVDAADDTTLAATAAGTAVLTE; the protein is encoded by the coding sequence ATGGATTCTGCCGGAACCCGCCGTAGGAGCGACGTTAGTCGCGACCCCTCCGGTGAACCACAACGCACACCCGGCCGCGTCTATCTCGTCGGCGCCGGCCCCGGTGACCCGGAGCTGCTGACCCGCAAGGCCGAACGCGTGCTGCGCGAGGCCGACGTGATTCTCCACGACCGGCTGGTCTCTCCGGAGATCCTGGCGCTGGCCGGCCCGGGGCCGGAACGCATCTACGCCGGCAAGCAGTGCGGTGACCACCACGTCCCGCAGGGCCGAACCGAGGAGCTGCTCATTCGCTATGCGCGCCAGGGCCTCACCGTGGTGCGGCTCAAGGGCGGTGACCCGTTCATTTTCGGCCGCGGCGGCGAGGAGCAGGACGCCCTGCGGGCTGCCGGCATTCCCTGCGAGGTGGTGCCCGGTGTCACCGCTGCGCTCGGCTGCGCCGCCGCCACCGGGATTCCCCTCACGCACCGGGACCATTCACGCTCGGTGCTGTTTCTCACCGGCCACGACCGGGAAGGGCGCAGCCCCGATGACTGGGCCGCGCTGACCAAGGCCGACCGCACCCTGGTGGTGTACATGGGTCTCGGTCCGTTGGCCGGATTCTGCGACGGGCTACGCCGGCACGGCCTGCCGGACGACTGGCCGGTGGCCGTCATCGCCGAGGGAACCACCAGCAAGCAGCAGGTGGTGCGCGGCACGCTCCGGGATATTGCCGACCGGGCCGCTCGTGCCGGGCTGCCAAGCCCTGCGCTGACTCTCATCGGCCGGGTGGTCGATGCCGCCGACGACACGACACTGGCCGCCACCGCGGCCGGTACAGCAGTGCTCACGGAGTGA
- a CDS encoding MFS transporter, which produces MTSQVTKRNTVLGMSTFGFTICFAVWVMFGVIGNPIADELGLSETQFGLLSAMPILTGSLARLPIGMLTDRFGGRPVYALLMLSTVLPIYLLQYATSYWQLLVLGLFVGLAGASFSVGIAYVARWFPRERQGFAMGIFGAGNAGAALTNYVAPTLVVMFGWQFVPTVYAIAMLVTVVLFWCFTWNDVRDDQATVPSMREQLQVLRDPRVLKYCQYYSVVFGGYVALSLYLTRYFIAEYGVGIQLAALVASIFVLPSGVIRALGGWFSDRFGAHAVTWWCMWASAICLFFMAYPHTRVIIDTVDGGTLTLNLGLNIWLFTALLFVVGVAWGFGKASVFKYISDDFDRNIGVVSGIVGLAGGLGGFLLPIMFGALVDITGVRSTVFMLLFGVTVVSLIWMWWTERRPHGGSAMEGAGARS; this is translated from the coding sequence ATGACATCCCAGGTCACGAAACGCAACACGGTGCTCGGCATGAGCACCTTCGGCTTCACCATCTGCTTTGCCGTCTGGGTGATGTTCGGGGTGATTGGCAACCCCATCGCCGACGAGCTGGGGCTGTCGGAGACGCAGTTCGGTCTGCTGTCGGCCATGCCCATTCTCACCGGCTCCCTGGCGCGCCTGCCCATCGGCATGCTGACGGACCGTTTCGGCGGCCGTCCCGTGTACGCACTGCTGATGCTCTCCACCGTGCTGCCCATCTACCTGCTGCAGTACGCCACCAGTTACTGGCAGCTGCTGGTGCTGGGCCTGTTCGTGGGCCTTGCCGGGGCGTCGTTCTCCGTGGGTATCGCCTACGTGGCGCGCTGGTTCCCGCGCGAGCGCCAGGGCTTTGCCATGGGGATCTTCGGCGCCGGTAACGCCGGTGCAGCACTGACCAACTACGTGGCGCCCACGCTGGTGGTGATGTTCGGCTGGCAGTTCGTGCCCACGGTCTACGCCATCGCCATGCTGGTGACCGTGGTGCTGTTCTGGTGTTTCACCTGGAATGATGTCCGTGACGACCAGGCCACCGTCCCGTCCATGCGGGAGCAGCTGCAGGTCCTGCGCGATCCGCGCGTGCTCAAGTACTGCCAGTACTACTCCGTGGTGTTCGGCGGTTACGTGGCGTTGTCGCTCTATCTCACCCGCTACTTCATCGCCGAGTACGGCGTCGGTATCCAGCTGGCCGCACTGGTCGCCAGCATCTTCGTGCTGCCCTCCGGCGTGATCCGCGCCCTGGGCGGCTGGTTCTCCGACCGCTTCGGCGCCCATGCGGTGACCTGGTGGTGCATGTGGGCAAGCGCCATCTGCCTGTTCTTCATGGCCTACCCCCATACCCGCGTCATCATCGACACGGTGGATGGCGGCACCCTGACCCTGAACCTGGGGCTGAACATCTGGCTGTTCACCGCGCTGCTGTTCGTCGTGGGCGTGGCCTGGGGCTTCGGCAAGGCGTCGGTGTTCAAGTACATCTCCGACGACTTCGACCGCAACATCGGCGTGGTGTCGGGCATCGTCGGCCTCGCCGGCGGCCTGGGCGGCTTCCTGCTGCCCATCATGTTCGGCGCGCTGGTGGACATCACCGGCGTGCGCAGCACCGTCTTCATGCTGCTGTTCGGCGTGACGGTGGTGTCGCTGATCTGGATGTGGTGGACGGAGCGCCGGCCCCACGGCGGCTCCGCCATGGAGGGGGCAGGAGCGCGGTCGTAG
- a CDS encoding class II glutamine amidotransferase yields MCELLAMSANTPTDLCFSFTGLRQRGGGAGPHRDGWGVAFYEGRGVRVFHDPEPSASSRIAEVLETHPIKSEAAICHIRQANVGRVALENTHPFIRELRGRYWTFAHNGQIEGFRARPGIYEPVGDTDSEHIFCDLLNGIRAELAPDVGLDTLLAELVTRAGSYAQRGVCNLLVSNGDWLFTFCSTRMTAITRRAPFGPARLKDADVTVDFEPETTPRDIVSVIATEALTSDERWDDYLPGEWRLWRQGEVYASGRVPVPDLAHPTATPTI; encoded by the coding sequence ATGTGCGAACTGCTGGCCATGAGCGCCAACACGCCAACGGACCTGTGCTTCAGCTTCACCGGCCTGCGCCAGCGCGGGGGCGGCGCCGGGCCGCATCGCGACGGGTGGGGGGTCGCCTTCTACGAAGGGCGAGGGGTGCGCGTGTTCCACGACCCGGAGCCAAGCGCCAGCTCGCGCATCGCCGAGGTGCTGGAGACCCACCCCATCAAGAGCGAGGCGGCAATCTGCCATATCCGGCAGGCCAACGTGGGGCGGGTGGCGCTGGAGAACACCCACCCGTTCATCCGCGAGCTCCGGGGGCGCTACTGGACGTTCGCCCACAACGGGCAGATCGAGGGGTTCCGGGCCCGGCCGGGCATCTACGAGCCCGTGGGCGATACCGACAGCGAGCACATCTTCTGCGATCTGCTCAACGGCATCCGCGCCGAGCTGGCCCCGGACGTCGGACTGGATACCCTGCTGGCCGAGCTGGTCACCCGGGCCGGGAGCTATGCCCAGCGCGGCGTGTGCAACCTGCTGGTGAGCAACGGCGACTGGCTGTTCACGTTCTGCAGCACGCGCATGACCGCCATCACCCGCCGCGCCCCCTTCGGCCCGGCGCGGCTGAAGGACGCGGATGTCACCGTGGACTTCGAGCCGGAGACCACGCCGCGGGACATCGTCAGTGTCATCGCCACCGAGGCGCTCACCAGCGACGAGCGCTGGGACGACTACCTGCCGGGCGAGTGGCGCCTGTGGCGTCAGGGCGAGGTCTACGCCAGCGGTCGCGTGCCGGTGCCGGACCTGGCGCATCCCACGGCCACACCGACGATCTGA
- a CDS encoding DUF6789 family protein, whose amino-acid sequence MADLGRGIIAGLVATLVMTILMVFRLAAGIMPWFNPIEVMSLAAQTAMNVVAVDVLGWFIHFVVGVLLWGGLFGLLAGFLPGGGYLARGLIFGVLAWLLVMVVLFPLAGSGLFGMGFGALIPFGTLLSHLIYGAVLGASFGWLKRL is encoded by the coding sequence ATGGCGGACCTGGGACGCGGCATCATCGCGGGGCTGGTTGCCACACTGGTCATGACGATTCTCATGGTGTTCCGGCTGGCGGCCGGCATCATGCCCTGGTTCAACCCCATCGAGGTCATGAGCCTGGCGGCGCAGACGGCCATGAACGTGGTGGCGGTGGATGTGCTTGGCTGGTTCATCCACTTCGTGGTGGGGGTTCTGCTCTGGGGCGGACTGTTCGGCTTGCTGGCGGGGTTTCTGCCCGGCGGCGGCTATCTGGCGCGGGGTCTGATCTTCGGGGTACTGGCGTGGCTGCTGGTCATGGTCGTCCTGTTTCCCCTGGCGGGGTCGGGCCTGTTCGGGATGGGGTTCGGCGCCCTGATTCCGTTCGGCACGCTGCTGTCGCACCTGATCTATGGTGCCGTACTGGGCGCCTCCTTCGGCTGGTTGAAGCGGCTCTGA
- a CDS encoding cytochrome C oxidase subunit IV family protein, with protein sequence MATQDEHKQPPIALYLQVWGWLFVLSFLSYLVDYNDLQGFWRWFLVLLFMLAKAGLIVAIFMHVRWERPSLVYAILIPPLVLLVLVLFLAIEGEYITLLRSQYFGQ encoded by the coding sequence ATGGCCACGCAAGACGAACACAAGCAGCCCCCCATCGCCCTCTACCTGCAGGTCTGGGGCTGGCTGTTCGTGCTGAGCTTTCTGTCCTACCTGGTGGATTACAATGACCTGCAGGGATTCTGGCGCTGGTTCCTGGTGCTGCTGTTCATGCTGGCAAAGGCGGGGCTGATCGTCGCCATCTTCATGCACGTGCGCTGGGAGCGGCCATCACTGGTCTATGCGATATTGATACCGCCGCTGGTGCTGCTGGTGCTGGTGCTGTTTCTCGCCATCGAGGGCGAGTACATCACCCTGCTGCGCAGCCAGTATTTCGGCCAATAG
- a CDS encoding cytochrome c oxidase subunit 3, whose product MAVESGQRHESTQPGRGESGWQSLVSDWAADRATFRNVSWGKAMMWIFLLSDTFVFTLLLVGYMAVRLTTPLAWPDTSEVFALTILGHEFPLLLIAIMTFILITSSGTMAMAVNFGYRRNRRMAALFLLLTALLGATFVGLQVYEWTDLIGKGVRPWENPMGAPQFGAAFFMITGFHGLHVSIGVLYLLIVAIKVLKGHYDRSGDYEPVEVAGLYWHFVDLVWVFIFAFFYLL is encoded by the coding sequence ATGGCGGTGGAATCCGGACAGCGACACGAATCCACACAGCCCGGCCGGGGCGAGTCCGGCTGGCAGAGCCTGGTCAGCGACTGGGCGGCGGACCGGGCGACGTTCCGCAACGTCTCCTGGGGCAAGGCCATGATGTGGATCTTCCTGCTCAGCGACACCTTCGTGTTCACGCTGCTGCTGGTGGGTTACATGGCCGTGCGGCTGACCACGCCGCTGGCGTGGCCGGATACCAGCGAGGTCTTCGCCCTCACCATCCTCGGCCACGAGTTCCCGCTGCTGCTGATCGCCATCATGACGTTCATCCTCATCACCAGCAGCGGCACCATGGCCATGGCGGTGAACTTCGGCTATCGGCGCAACCGCCGCATGGCTGCGCTCTTCCTGCTGCTCACGGCCCTGCTGGGCGCCACCTTTGTCGGCTTGCAGGTCTACGAGTGGACCGACCTCATCGGCAAGGGCGTGCGCCCGTGGGAGAACCCCATGGGCGCTCCGCAGTTCGGCGCCGCATTCTTCATGATCACCGGGTTCCACGGGCTGCACGTCTCCATCGGCGTGCTCTACCTGCTGATCGTGGCGATCAAGGTGCTCAAGGGGCACTACGACCGCAGCGGCGACTACGAGCCCGTGGAAGTGGCCGGGCTGTACTGGCACTTCGTGGACCTGGTCTGGGTGTTCATCTTCGCGTTCTTCTACCTGTTGTGA
- a CDS encoding cytochrome c oxidase subunit 3, with product MSFWVRREPERGSLEPSSGIGHWQGPVSRGPALRRGLYTFLLPLASLFGLVVMAYVMRRHMPDWQPVALPWQVWLSTLLLLASSLAFEQARKAARLARLPALRRAVLAAGVLALAFLGSQIWAWADLQQQGGHLAANPAYSFFYLMTALHALHLLGGLVAWSRLRMASRLGTDRAALQLSIQLCAIYWHFLLAVWLVLLGVLVIMA from the coding sequence ATGAGCTTCTGGGTCCGGCGAGAGCCCGAGCGCGGCAGCCTGGAGCCGAGCTCCGGCATTGGCCACTGGCAGGGGCCGGTGAGCCGGGGTCCGGCCCTGCGACGGGGCCTGTACACCTTCCTGCTGCCGCTGGCATCGCTGTTCGGGCTGGTGGTCATGGCCTACGTCATGCGCCGCCATATGCCGGACTGGCAACCCGTGGCGCTGCCGTGGCAGGTGTGGCTGAGCACGTTGCTGCTGCTGGCCAGCAGCCTCGCCTTCGAGCAGGCCCGCAAGGCCGCGCGCCTGGCGCGTCTGCCCGCGCTCCGGCGGGCGGTGCTGGCGGCCGGCGTGCTGGCGCTGGCGTTCCTCGGCAGCCAGATCTGGGCATGGGCGGACCTCCAACAGCAGGGCGGCCACCTGGCGGCCAACCCCGCCTACAGCTTTTTCTACCTGATGACGGCGCTGCACGCCCTGCACCTGCTGGGCGGGCTGGTCGCCTGGTCGCGGCTACGCATGGCGTCCCGCCTGGGTACGGACCGTGCGGCGCTACAGCTCTCCATTCAGCTGTGTGCCATTTACTGGCATTTCCTGCTCGCGGTCTGGCTGGTGCTGCTGGGGGTGCTGGTCATCATGGCATGA